A window from Mytilus galloprovincialis chromosome 8, xbMytGall1.hap1.1, whole genome shotgun sequence encodes these proteins:
- the LOC143042808 gene encoding uncharacterized protein LOC143042808, with product MTMCILALILLVVKESVSTTEVWFPVFTAFSGNGKSVVDAWNNQALCNDLPTSFVTQGTSRHLRNKVIDNWNTANIKTVKIEFFKNNHVVAWMTFNGRNTDRMNWFSKANLADSSFNDLESCSTFNFFSITGSLGRKFFVNKSYHGCPGDYGWFAVIDQTPYCPWEKHGAMPLFFYTKNFTPRNWTNDIAAPADTIMVSVLCIV from the exons ATGACCATGTGTATCTTAGCTCTGATTTTGCTTGTTGTTAAAGAAAGTGTCAGCACAACAGAAG tTTGGTTTCCTGTGTTTACAGCATTTTCCGGAAATGGAAAATCTGTCGTTGACGCATGGAACAACCAGGCATTGTGTAACGATCTACCAACATCGTTCGTTACTCAGGGCACGAGCCGCCATCTTAGAAATAAAGTTATCGATAATTGGAATACTGCAAATATAAAGACG GTGAAAATTGAATTTTTCAAGAATAATCATGTTGTTGCATGGATGACCTTTAATGGCAGAAATACAGATAGGATGAACTGGTTCAGTAAAGCAAATCTAGCAGACAGTAGTTTTAATGATTTGGAATCATGCAGTACATTTAACTTCTTTTCAATAACTGG AAGTTTAGGGCGCaagttttttgtaaataaaagttATCATGGATGTCCAGGAGATTATGGATGGTTTGCTGTTATTGATCAAACTCCGTATTGTCCATGGGAAAAGCATGGAGCCATGCCACTTTTCTTTTACACCAAAAACTTCACACCTAGAAACTGGACCAATG atATAGCTGCTCCAGCAGACACCATTATGGTATCTGTCCTCTGTATTGTATAA